A single genomic interval of Stenotrophomonas sp. ZAC14D1_NAIMI4_1 harbors:
- a CDS encoding NACHT domain-containing protein, whose amino-acid sequence MDLKELIKWVGDLREAAANDTYLAIAIMLLLIFLVATSVTDFCKVIAKGFGALHRAFGTVAEGIRGGVAYKEHIQRRKQFLSVINSDLAAIGKAEAWNDQNFTDLEAEVQIDGGYYASFIHRIRKRRSHGQRRETSLIGAIDGSAERCLLLTGDPGAGKSVALRHLAVQMIERARRSKKMYEPIPLYINLRELEIDGEIDATRVKNFVIDNVRRGDADTADYLKENWRSFNENGGWFFLFDSFDEIPEVLHAANEDAQVEKFGRAIQQFMDGLGQCRGVLASREYKSPKGIVWPKLRILPLSELLQEELISNTFLSKEQKRISLRALSTSRSSTYRNPLFLTLLCRYVREHSSAPKNEHELLYRHVESLCHRDEEYVEGRWGLTPGQMKEGAAKLSRIFAFAPEMGLSPSIDEINAYSKKSGILGDSTEKIIEALTYVKVGRMDVANASRKERRFAFSHRRYHEAIFARFLTENPTVIDENELLSNPRWREYVVAILQSIDLDRETPLVAQVAKLLRLKIAGVKLHEERVSGFLTRTHDWRNDVLLHLLKIMVDVKTFNPSRAWEESEDVVEKLFAPLWSRGDLFDRLMIIRLGGAGRAEAHSSRMEYARQSGVGSLQEEAISSCQFATLPSVEAAEWIRERVARKIATATKNMDALKWEALSAELPPAYEVAVCVDRAKSLRKQHSYARALVFPMRIVERLGGLMRRNPLEERSTYERFKSVMLAVNMAPVISVAAFFMFSERAELPAYVHLAALGLLLACATNLLVTHIRIQKISLSRKISFRDAVRSFSVDYRTLLLSSVTFAMVVGVILLPGLFALWLSKYVNVLDGLKDFEVVTLGSVVGTALMSVGGMRFIWWMESRAMKQARAVLATRKTLRSAVIAKAGRGHIFEICAEATAQQNIADPDLRRTITLLSEKLLARSGNQGVRSDMADSDVASGASVLLTEFSKRKAVLST is encoded by the coding sequence ATGGATCTCAAAGAACTGATTAAGTGGGTCGGTGATCTACGTGAAGCGGCAGCTAATGATACATATCTAGCTATCGCAATAATGCTGTTACTAATTTTTCTTGTGGCAACTTCGGTGACCGATTTCTGCAAAGTCATCGCAAAGGGCTTTGGGGCGCTGCACCGAGCATTTGGCACGGTCGCTGAAGGTATAAGAGGCGGCGTAGCTTATAAAGAACATATCCAGAGACGGAAGCAATTCCTATCCGTCATAAATTCCGACCTCGCTGCTATTGGTAAGGCCGAGGCTTGGAACGATCAGAATTTCACTGACTTAGAAGCTGAAGTTCAGATCGATGGCGGCTACTACGCATCATTCATTCACCGTATAAGAAAGCGTCGCTCACACGGACAGAGAAGAGAGACCTCACTGATAGGTGCAATTGATGGTAGCGCAGAGCGATGCTTGCTCCTCACTGGCGACCCGGGCGCTGGTAAAAGCGTGGCGCTTCGTCACTTGGCGGTTCAGATGATAGAGCGCGCGCGTCGCTCAAAGAAAATGTATGAGCCGATCCCGCTCTACATTAATTTAAGAGAACTAGAGATCGACGGGGAGATAGATGCAACTCGAGTGAAGAACTTCGTTATCGACAATGTCCGAAGAGGAGATGCGGACACTGCTGACTACCTGAAGGAGAATTGGAGAAGCTTCAACGAGAATGGCGGATGGTTCTTCTTATTTGATTCGTTTGATGAAATTCCGGAAGTTCTTCATGCGGCCAATGAAGACGCACAAGTTGAGAAGTTCGGTAGAGCTATTCAGCAATTCATGGACGGGCTGGGGCAATGTCGAGGTGTTCTCGCTTCCAGAGAATATAAGAGTCCAAAGGGGATCGTCTGGCCAAAGCTGCGAATTTTACCCCTAAGCGAGTTGCTGCAAGAAGAATTGATTTCAAATACCTTTCTTTCGAAGGAGCAGAAGAGAATTTCGCTCCGAGCACTCTCAACCTCGCGTAGTTCCACCTATAGAAATCCTCTATTCTTGACTCTTCTCTGTCGCTATGTGAGAGAGCACAGCTCTGCGCCTAAGAATGAGCATGAACTGCTTTACCGTCACGTAGAGTCACTTTGTCATCGTGACGAAGAATACGTAGAGGGGCGATGGGGGCTGACTCCTGGGCAGATGAAAGAAGGTGCGGCAAAGCTATCGCGAATCTTCGCGTTTGCACCCGAGATGGGGCTTTCTCCATCCATCGATGAAATAAACGCTTACTCAAAGAAGAGTGGGATCCTTGGTGATAGCACTGAGAAAATTATTGAAGCTCTCACGTATGTAAAGGTCGGGCGGATGGATGTCGCGAATGCCTCAAGAAAAGAGCGGCGATTTGCTTTCTCCCACAGGCGCTATCACGAAGCAATATTTGCAAGATTTTTAACGGAGAACCCGACCGTAATTGACGAGAATGAGCTTCTCTCAAATCCGCGCTGGCGCGAGTATGTGGTGGCGATTCTTCAATCTATCGATCTAGACAGGGAAACCCCTCTGGTGGCGCAAGTCGCCAAGTTGCTGCGTTTGAAAATTGCCGGGGTAAAGCTCCATGAGGAACGTGTCTCAGGCTTCTTGACGCGAACTCATGATTGGCGGAATGATGTGTTGTTACATCTTCTTAAAATTATGGTGGATGTAAAAACATTCAATCCTTCGCGGGCGTGGGAAGAATCCGAAGATGTGGTTGAGAAGCTGTTCGCTCCTCTTTGGAGTAGAGGCGATCTTTTTGATAGGCTCATGATTATTAGGCTTGGCGGGGCCGGGCGTGCAGAAGCTCATTCCTCACGGATGGAATATGCCCGTCAGTCAGGTGTTGGATCTTTGCAGGAGGAGGCGATATCGTCTTGTCAATTCGCAACACTGCCAAGTGTCGAGGCCGCGGAGTGGATAAGAGAAAGAGTCGCGCGAAAGATCGCTACTGCGACAAAAAATATGGATGCGCTGAAATGGGAGGCGCTATCAGCCGAGCTCCCTCCGGCATATGAAGTGGCCGTTTGCGTGGACCGAGCGAAGTCTCTACGCAAGCAGCACAGCTACGCTCGAGCGCTAGTCTTTCCAATGCGGATTGTGGAAAGACTGGGTGGGCTGATGCGTCGAAATCCTCTGGAGGAGAGGTCTACTTATGAGAGATTTAAATCCGTTATGCTTGCGGTAAATATGGCCCCTGTAATCTCGGTGGCGGCTTTCTTTATGTTCTCTGAGCGAGCGGAGCTTCCCGCCTACGTGCACTTAGCGGCGCTGGGATTGCTACTCGCCTGTGCGACAAATCTCTTAGTCACTCATATAAGAATTCAGAAAATTTCGCTTTCACGGAAAATATCTTTCCGAGATGCGGTGCGTTCATTCTCTGTAGACTACAGGACGCTTTTGCTGTCATCTGTAACTTTTGCCATGGTGGTCGGCGTAATCCTTTTGCCGGGCCTATTTGCACTTTGGCTGTCTAAATATGTAAATGTTCTAGATGGGCTAAAGGATTTTGAGGTTGTAACATTGGGATCGGTAGTCGGTACGGCACTTATGTCTGTAGGCGGCATGCGGTTCATATGGTGGATGGAGTCCCGTGCAATGAAGCAGGCGCGGGCAGTTTTAGCAACCAGAAAGACGCTTAGATCTGCAGTGATTGCGAAAGCTGGTCGAGGTCATATATTCGAAATTTGCGCCGAGGCGACAGCTCAACAGAATATCGCTGACCCTGACTTGAGGAGGACTATTACGCTGCTCTCCGAAAAGCTGCTGGCGCGGTCAGGAAATCAAGGAGTTCGGTCCGATATGGCCGACTCGGATGTCGCGTCTGGTGCTTCCGTGCTTCTAACTGAGTTTAGTAAGCGTAAAGCGGTGCTGAGCACTTAA